ACAGGGCGAGCGGCAGCCCCGGGGTCTCGGCGTACGCCAGTGCGGTGAGAGCCAGCCGGGCCGAGGTCGAACCCGCCGCCGGCAGACCCGCGAGGTACGCGTCCAACGCGTACGCCACGGTCGCCGTGAACGACACGGTGGCGGGATCGACCGCGTCGATGTCGCGCAACGCGTGCGCCCGTGCGACGAGACCGGCGACGAGGAAGTTCCCCTTGGCCAGGGCCGCGATGCGACGGGCGAGTGGCGCGGCGGCACCGGGTGCGGCGTACGGGTTGGCGGGCCTCTCGGCACCGAGGAGTTGCAACGTCGCCTCGGCGTAGTTGACGAGATCGGACTCGGCGAAGTACTCGGAGGTGTCCAGGTCGATCAACTCGGCCTGGTCGCCGAAGCAGGCGATGAGGTCACCACGGTCGTCGGAGCGGCGGGTGCCGACCACGACCCGGGCACCGTACCGGCCGCACTCCTGTGCCATCGGCAGCAGGATCTCGTCGATGATCTGGCGGGCGTGGCCGGGGTCCACGGCCTCGTCGAGCGCGTCGACGACCAGAGCGAAGGGGACGGGCCGGCGCTCCAGTCGTCGGCGTACCGCCGGGACCAGGTCGGCGGGCGCGGCCGGCAGGTCGACGGCGACCGCGCGGGCGATCTCGGTCGCCACCTCGTCGGCGGTCTTGCCCTTGACGTGCACGGCGCACGAGACGGAGCCGACCGTGGCGGTGACGGCGACGTCGTCGGCGGGAAGCGTGGCGCGGATCTGTCGGTCGGCGGTGGTGACGACCCGTCCCAGGACCGCGGACTTGCCGACGCCGGGTGACCCGGTGACGATCAGTGGACCGGTGACCGCCGTCGCACCGTCGATCCAGTCGACGATGCGACGGAGGGCGGTCTTCCGTCCCCGGAAGCGGGTGCCGCCCTCGGTGTCGACCGCCACTCCCCGGGCGCGGGGGAGCCAGTGCCGGCCGGCTTCGCCGTCGCCGCTGAGTGCCCAGCCCCAGGCGGATAGCGCGGTGTCGTCGGTGTCCTCGATCCGCCAGGCCGACAGCGTCCCGAGCTTCATCTCGGGTATCTGCTCGTCGGCGTAGTGGAGCGTCACCGCCTGTCCCCGGCCGTTGCCGTCGGCGGAGACGACGACGCCGATCACCGCCTGGTACTCCGGAGACCAGACGGCAGCGCCGCTGAACCCCTTCTTCAACGCTCCACCGGCACCGCTGTCGATCATGACGTGGCCGTATCCGCCGGTGTCGGTCACGGAGCCGGTGGCCGAGGTGCCGCCGATGATCTGTGCCGGGAATCCGAACGCCCAGAAGGGGCGATCCACCAGGGGCTTGGGTTCCAGGCAGCGCAGCCGTGCGGGGACGACGGTGGGCGGCACCGGCTCGACGAGTTCGAGCAGGACCAGGTCGACGTGGGCGGTCTGCCTGCCGTCGTGCAGGCACTGTCCGACCTTGCGCCGGTCGAAGTACGTGACCTTCGGGGCGAGCGGGAAGGCGACGTACAGGTCGTCGTGAAGGGTGCCGTCGGCGGCGAACGCCACGTGGTGACAGGTGAGGACGAGGTTCGTGTCGATGACGATGCCGGTGCCGACCGGGTGCTGCTGGTTCGCGCCGCGATGGAGGGCAGCGACCCAGGGGCTGTCGTCAGGGGCTGTGGTCACGGGTCGCCCGTTCGTCAGGGCCGCAGACCGGCGCCGAGATCCGGATTGTCGTGCGCGTGCCAGGCGAGGGTGACTTCGAAGTTCGCCTCTCCGGTCGCCTTCGCCACCACCCAGTTCGCCGTTCCGGTCGCCTTGATCCCGAACCGGACTTCGACCGAGTCGGGCGCGACGGATTTCACCTGTTCCAGCAGTTCCTTCGCAGCGGCGACCGCAGGGGCGGCCGATTCCCGCACCCAACCGGCGACATCGCCGAACCCGGCGGGCTGGAAACCTGCCGGCGGTTCGACCTCGATCAGTGCGACGGTCTGGTCATCGACCTGGTAGCGGACCACTTCAGACTGCACAGGTCACCTCCGTTGCCCTCTCCCCGGAACGGCAGGAGAGGTCGCGGCGTCACCCAATTGCCGGCGGGCCTCTCGCCGAACAGCCATGCTGCCTGTTGTCGTGGACATTTGGCAACGGCCGCTTAGTCGATCACGACTGGCAGCTCCGAACTGGTGTTCCAGTCATGCCGTCCACGCTGGACCGCTGAAGATCGACTCAGCCGGGTTGTCGGTTATCGGCAGCCCGATTGCTGACCTTGCGCTCGCTGGCCGCCGTCGGCAGAATCGGCCCGTGCGCGGGGCGAACCCGTTGCGGAACCTGGACCACGGCCACCCCTTCCGAGTCTTCGATCATCACCGTCAACGTGGTGAAAGCTCGTGCCACAGAGGAGCATCCGCATGCCGGAAAAGGAACTGACCCTCGTTGACCGGTGCATTCTCGTCACACTTATGATCAAGGCGGCGCCGCTGCCGCAGACCTACTTCACCAATGTCGCCGGGATCGGCCTGAAAGCGGATCATCGGCGTCGACTCCTCGCTCTCGACCTGATCGAGGTCTCCGAGAAGCCGATCACCCTGGCCCTGACCGACAAGGGATGGAGCCGGGCCGCCGAGGAATTGGGAGCCGAGGCACCGAAGGGCGCGGGTACGGCGGGCGGCACGCTCTATGTCGTACTGGACTTCCTGCGGCGGCTGATCGATCACTCGGGTACCCGTGCCGACGATCTGTTCCGCCTGCAGATCAAGGAGGACGACGTCGTCTCGGCCGTGGCCGTGTCACCGACCGGCACCGATCCGGCGAACTCCACGGTCGACGTGGTCTCCCTGATCCGGCAGGCGTACCAGGGACTAGCAGCCCGTCCCGGCGACTACGTCATGCTGGCCGACCTGCGCGCTGCGGTCGCGGATCTGCCCCGTACGCAGGTCGACGCCGCGTTGGTGCAGCTCAACCGGGAGCGCGACGTCCACCTGGTGCCGGAATCCAACCAGAAGGTGCTCCGGCCGGAGGAGCGCGCCGCCGCGGTGAGTATCGGCAACCAGGACAAGCACCTCATCGCCATCTCGTCATGATGGCCGCCGAGCAGCGGCGGGCCCTGGCTGCGCTGAGGTTCAACTGGGCGCCGACACCGGACGACGTCTGGAAGCCGACCCCGTTCCACGTCGAGGGTCTGCACCACGACGTCGTGCAGACGGTGCTGGACAGCTTCGCCGAGGCGGAGCAGAGCCCCGACTCCAGCCCGGTGGGCGTCGCCATCCTCGGTCAGCGTGGCACCGGCAAGACCCACCTGCTCGGTACGGTGCGTCAGGAGGTGCAACAGCGCGGCGGCTTCTTCTTCCTGGTGGAGTTGCTGGAGGCCCGGGCGTTCTGGCACAGCACCGCGATGTCGATGCTGACGGGCTTCGCCAGGGCGATGCCGGACGGGACGACGCAACTGCGGGCGTTCCTGCGCCGGCTGGCGGACCGCGTCGACGCGCCGCGAACGGTCCGCCGGGCGGTCACCGGTGAGACCGAACTCAGCCGATCGGCGCTCGACGCCTTCGTCGACCTGATCCGCAAGACCGATCGCCAGATCGGGACCGAGTGTCAGGACACCGCGCGGGCGTTGGTCCTGTACGCCGCCGAGCAGTCGGCCCCGCAGGACATCGGCTTCGACTTCCTCTGCTCCAGCGACGAGGAGGAACCGGGTCTGCGCGCCGGCTGGGGGCTGCGACGCACGCGGCGAGCGCCTCAGGAGGTGGTCCAGGACACCAGCCGCCTACTGGCCATGGTCGGCCCCACGGTGATCGCGGTCGACCAGATCGACCTGATGGTCGCGCAGTCGGTGAAGGCGACCAACCACGAGGTGCGAGGCGAGACCGACTGGCAGACCTCGTTGTTGCTGGAACAGGTGGCCAGCGGACTGATGGCCCTGCGGGAGACCACCCGTCGCTCGTTGTCGGTGGTGTCCTGTCTGCCGCAGACCTGGCAGAACATCAAGGAGCAGGCCACCGACACGGTGCAGGACCGGTTCCGGGAGGCCGCCTGGCTCAAGCACATCCCCTCCGCCGAGGTCGGGCGGGAACTCGTCGAGAAGCGATTCTCGATGTTGTTCGACGGACTCGGCTTCACCCCGCCGTATCCGTCCTGGCCGGTCCACCCGTCCACCTTCGAGGAGGTGGAGGGCTTCACCCCGCGCGAGTTGCTACGGAGCATCGACGCGCACGTCCGGGCCTGCCTGGCCGCCGGTGAGGTGCGGGAACTCCGGCATCTGCTGCACGCGGCGGCGGACCGACCCGGCGTCCCGAGCGGATCACCGGCGGGTGGTGCGTCGGCGACGGGTCGCGCGGACGAGTTCGGCAAGATCGACCTGAGGTACGCGGAACTCGTCGCCGGGGCCGATCCCGAGCCCGCCGTCCGCCAGAAGTCCGAGGACGCGCGGGTCCCGGAACTCCTCAGGGCCGGGCTGACCGCGTGGATCGCCGAGCAGGGCTCCGCGGTGGAGGCGTTCAGCCTCGACCCGATCCCGGCCGGGGGCAAGCCGGCCCTGCACGCCCGGCTGCGACACAGCCTCGACGAGGAGAGCGAGGACGAGGAGCACTGGTCCTTCCGGGCGATCTGCGCCCCGCACCACATCGCCGCGCTCAACCGGATCCGCAACGCGGTGACCACGGCCGGGCTCACCGAGGGCATCGCCAAGCGTCGGCTCTTCCTGCTGCGGAGCGCGGCGTGGTCGACGGGGGCCCGTACCCGGGAGGTGCTGGAGGCGTTCGAGCGGGCGGGCGGGCGGACGCTCGACTTTCCCGCCGCGGACATCCGCCGCCTGGCCGCCCTGGAGCAGCTCATCCAGACGTACGGCCTGGAGACCCTACGGCCGTGGTTCGCCGACCGCCGACCGGTGGCGGACATCGGTTGCCTGCGAGAGGCACTCGGTGTCCGGCCGGCCGATGCGCCGGTCACCGGTCCGCCCGCCGGTGCCGTTCCTGCCGGCGCCGTGCCCGCCGCTGTCGTGCCCGCCCTCGACGTGGCGCCGGGACCGGCGTCCCGGCCGGAGGCACCGCCGGACCGGGTGGTCGGGCGGGCTCCTGTTCCTGCGTCCCCCACCAGCGCGCCGTCGACGGCGGCGTACGCGGCGGTGCCGCAGACACCTGTCGCCGGTCCACCGCCCGTCGCCGGAGTCGACCCGCACCAGGTGGTTCTCGGTGTCGTGCCCGGTCGGCCGGGCCCGGTGCGGATCGGCCTCGAATCGCTGCGCCGGCACACCGTCGTCTTCGCCGGCTCCGGCTCGGGCAAGACCGTGCTGATCCGCCGGCTCGTCGAGGAGTGTGCCCTGCGCGGCGTCTCCGCCATCGTCCTGGACCCGAACAACGACCTGGCCAGACTCGGCGACGCCTGGCCGGCACCGCCGAACGGGTGGGGTCCGGGGGACCCGGACCTGGCTGCGGCGTACCTCTCCGGGACGGACGTGGTGATCTGGACGCCGGGCCGGCAGTCCGGGCGGCCGTTGACGTTCCAACCGTTGCCCAGGTTCGCCGATGTGCTCGACGATCCGGACGGCTTCACGGCCGCGGTGAACGCCGCCGTCGCCACGTTGGCCACGCATGCCCGGGTGGACGGCGGAACGGACAAGGCGCGCCTCGGACGGGCGGTGCTTCGTGAGGCGCTGATCAGTTACGCCCGGACCGGCGCCAACGACCTGCACGAGTTCACCGAGGTGCTCAACGAGCTACCCGACGGGGTCAGCCAACTCGACAGCGCGCCCAAGTTGGCGGCGAGCATGGCGCAGTTGCTCAAGGCGGCGCTGATCAACGACCCCTTGTTCGGTGGGGCCGGAACCCCGGTCGACCCCGGTGAGCTGCTCACGCCTCCGCCGGGTCGACGGGCCCGGATCTCGGTGATCAGCTTCGTCGGGCTTCCCGAGGACCAGCAGCGGCAGAGCTTCGTCAACCAGCTCCAGTTGGCACTCTTCACCTGGATCAAGCGCCATCCGGCCGGTGACCGGCCCCTGGGCGGGCTGCTGGTGATGGACGAGGCGCAGACGTTCGCACCGTCCGGTGCCGTCACCGCCTGCACCCAGAGCACCCTGGCGTTGACCTCGCAGGCCCGCAAGTACGGCCTGGGCCTGGTCTTCGCCACGCAGTCGCCGAAGGGGCTGCACAACCAGATCCCGGGCAACGCGGCCACCCAACTCTTCGGACTGCTGACCGCTCCGGTCCAGATCGAGGCGGCACGCGAGGTGGCCAGGGCGAAGGGCGCCGACGTGCCGGATGTGGGGAAGATGCGGACGGGGCAGTTCTACGCCGCCGTCGAAGGTGCCCGGTTCGTCAAGATGCAGGGCCCGATGTGCCTGAGCCACCATCCGCCCAGCCCGTTGACGACGGAGGAGGTCGTGCACCGTGCGGCCGTTGCCGACTCCGGCGTCTAGGTCGCCGGGTCGTCACCCCGCTGGTCCGTCAGCGACTCACGGTGCTGCCGGGTAGGGCGAAGGTCCACCCTGCGGTACGCGCCAACGGCACGAAACGGTCGACAGCGTCGACGGTCTGGCTCCGGTCTCCGCCCCCGTCGTGCAGGAGCACCACCGCGCCGGGTGCGGCACCGTCGGTGAGTCGCCGCAGCAGTTCGTCGGTGCCGGGCGGCTCCCAGTCGGTGACGGCGAGCCGCCAGCCCATCGGCCGCATGCCGAGCGCGGCGGCGACGGTGGGGGTCTGGCCCCAGGCGCCGTACGGGGCACGGAAGTAGCCGACGCGGGCGTACGGGACGGCCTGCCGGATCACCGCGTTGGTCTCCAGCAGGTCCGACGCGATGCGACCGGCGGCCCAGTCACTCATGTCGTCGTGCCGCATCCCGTGGTTGCCGAGCACGTGGCCCTCGGCGGTGATCCGGCGGACCACCTCGGGATACCTCACGACCTGGTCGCCCCGGAGGAAGAAGACCGCCCGGACGTCGTGGTGGGCCAGCACGTCGAGCAGGCGTGGGGTGTGCACCGGATGCGGCCCGTCGTCGAAGGTGAGGCAGAGGACCTGCCCGGTGTCGATCACCTCGACCGGTCGAGCCGGTGGGGGCCCGATGCCCGACCGGAACGTGACGGCGGGGTAGGGGGCGTGGCGGGGCTGGGTGGACGGTGGCATCACCGGTGGCCTTCCGACAAGGTGGTGCGGCGAGTAGGTCGCGTGGGGCGCGAACCCGCCCCACCTGGCACGGCGACGATGCTGCGGTGGCGATGCGGTCGTTCCGGGAGCGTCCGGTAACTTGGTCGAAACGTTACGGCCGTCGATGCCGAGGCGTCAATGGTCGATACGTCCGACTCTCGGCATCTTGCCTGTTCAGGGCGCTGGAAAGCGATATCGAGAACTTTCCGGACGCCGCGCAGGTCAGTGGTCGAGGTAGGTGGCGTGGTCGAAGTCCGCGTACCGTCCGTCGCCACCGATGTCCTGCACCCAGAGTCCGAGCAGTGACCCGGTGAAACCCCAGGCGGTGAACTCTCCGCCGACCATCTCGGTGGCGTGCTCGTCGGAGAGGATGGTGGCGTCCAACTCGACCGGCACCTGCTGCCAGCCGGCACCCAGGTCGTACTCGAAGCGCAACACCGGGCCGTCGAAGGTCACCCGCAGGCCGACCTGGCGGGCGCCGCCGGTGTCGACGGTGAGCTGCGGGTACGCGGTACGTCGTCCCCGGTCGCAGCTGAGCACCTCCAGCACCACGCGCCCGTCGTCGGCCCGGGTCAGATAGAGGTGGTGCCAGTTCCGGGTGTTGTAGTACCCGGTCACGCCGGCCAGGTGCCGGTGATCACGCGGGTCGAACTCGACGACCGTCTCCAGCGAGCAGTGCGACGTGCGGACCCGGCGGGCGACCAGGCTCGGGGTCTGCTTGCCGGTCGGCGACTGTCCACCGTGCACGCGCAGGTACGAGGGGCGCGAGCGCAGGTCGATCCAGTCGTCGTCGGCCGGTCGGCGCAGCGTCGACCAGCACACCGCCAGTTCGGGCGCGTCGAAGTGGTCGACGGCCGGCTCCGGCGGCCACGGCTGTGTCGGCAGGTCCGGGGCGGGGGTCTCGTCGGCCGGGATGCCGCCGTCGACGCGGGGCCACCCGCCGGACGGCCAGTCGACCTTCTGCAGCGCGGTCTCCCGCCCCAGCACGCACGCGCCGAGCGGGGTGTACGGGCGGCCGACGAGGTGTGCCATGTACCACTCGCCGTGCGGGGTCTGGACCAGGCTGCCGTGTCCGGCCTTCTGCAACCTGAGGTCGGGGCGGCCGACGGAGGTGAGCATCGGTCCGGCCGGGTCGACCTCGTACGGCCCGAACAGCTCGCGCGAGCGGGCCACCGTGACCTGGTGTTCCCAGCTCGTGCCGCCCTCGGCGGTGACCAGCCAGTACCAGCCGTCACGGCGGTACAGGTGCGGTCCCTCGGTGAGGCCGACCTCGGTGCCGGTGAAGATGATCCGCGGCTCACCGAGCATGCGCCTGCCGACCGGGTCGTACTGCTGGATCTCGATGCCGCCGAAGCGGTCGCGGCCCGGACGCCACTCGGCGCTGAGCGCGAGCACCCAGGTGGTGCCGTCGTCGTCGTGGAAGAGGGCCGCGTCGAAGCCGTGCGAGTGCAGCCGGACCGGCTCCGACCAGGGGCCGGTGATGCTCGGTGCGGTGGTGAGGAGGTTCTGTGCGTCCCAGTAGCCGCCCGCGAAGCTGGCCACGTCGCTGTAGACGAGGTGGAACAACCCGTCGTGATGGGTCAGGTCGGGTGCCCAGATACCGGCGGCGTCGTCGCAGCCGCGCAGGTCGAGCAGGCGGCGGTCGGTGACGATCCCGCCCGTGTCACGCCAGTGCACCAGGTCCGTGGAATGGTGCACGCGCACGCCCGGATACCACTCGAAGGTCGAGGTCGCCAGGTAGTAGTCGTCGTCGACGCGCAGGATCGACGGATCGGGATGGAATCCGGCGAGGATCGGGTTCCGGATCGACCGGGTGGTGGCCACGTCCGCGGTCTCGGCCGACATGCGCTGCTCCTTCAGGCTTCGAACCCGGTGGATTTCCGGAAGTGGGCTGCGGGAACCTCCCAAGATTCGGCTCACCGTAGCGGGTAGTGTCTGCATACGACAGCCCTCTTGACCGCGTACGTCGACGCGTCGTAACGTGCCGGCCATCACGACGAAAATACCGGCAACGGGTTGAAACTTTCGAACTGCCATTCGCGGCCTGTCGCCGATCGCAGTGCCTCTATGCGTACGTCACCGGTTGTCGAAGGGATACAGATGACAGCGCCCGTCTCCCGCAGGTCACTACTCGGCCTGGCCGGTCTCGGCGCCAGCGCCTTCCTGCTCGGAGGATGCGGAGGGGACGATTCCGACAGCCCCGGCACCCCGCAGACGGTCAAGTGGTGGCACATCCAGAACACCGAGCCGATGCTGCCGGTCTGGGCCGACCTGGCGCGGGTGTACTCGGGCCGGCACCCGAACGTGACGTTCGAGATCGAGCCGCTGGAGAACGAGGTCTTCAAGACCGAGCTGGCCGAGATCACCAAGAAGGGCACGCCACCGGACCTGTTCCAGTCGTGGGGCGGTGGCCTGTTGCAGCAGCAGGTGGAAGCGGGCCTGGTCAAGGACATCACCGCCGAGGTGGAGCCGTGGATCGGGCAGTTGCTGCCCGCCGCGTTGCAGCCGTACACGATCGACGGACGGATCTACGGCATCCCGTTCGACGTCGGCATGACCGGCTTCTGGTACAACCGGGACCACTTCTCCGACGCCGGCATCACCTCGCCGCCCACCACCTGGGCCGGGCTGCTGGAGGCGGTCGGCAAGCTCAAGGCGCGGGGCATCACCCCCATCGCGCTCGCCGGCAAGGACAAGTGGCCGGGGCACTTCTACTGGGCGTACCTCGCGATGCGCGTCGGTGGCCTGGAGGCCCTGCGCGTCGCGGGTGAGACCGGCAACTTCGACACCCCGGAGTTCGTCGCCGCGGGGGAGCGCCTGAAGGAGCTGGTCGATCTCAAGCCGTTCCAGCGGAACTGGCGCTCCGCGGAGTACGGCACGGCGGACGGGCAGGGCGCGGCGATGGGCAACGGCGAGGCCGCCATGGAGCTGATGGGCCAGTGGGCGCCCTCGATCCAGGCGTCGTCGTCGAACAGCAAGCTCGGCATCGGCAACCAGCTCGGCTTCTTCACCTTCCCGACGGTGGAGGGCGGTAAGGGTGCCGCCACCGACGCGTTCGGCGGCGGCAACGGCTTCGCGGTCGGCCGCGACGCTCCGCCCGCGACGGTGGACTTCCTGCGCATGCTGCTGCGGTCGGAGAACCAGCGCCGGGCCGCCGAGACCGGTGCCGTGCTCCCCACCAACCTGGCCGCCGTCGGCCGGATCAAGGACCCGAACAACCAGGTGGTGGCGGCGCACCTGGCGGTCGCGACCGGGTTCCAGCTCTACCTCGACCAGGCGTACCCGCCGGCGGTCGGTCAGCAGGTCAACAACAGCGTCGCCGAGCTGATGATCGGCCGTAAGCGGCCGGATCAGATCCTCAAGGACATCACCGCGGTGGCGAAGAGCCAGCAGTGACGCCTCCGTCGGCGGCGTCCATCGAGCGAGCAGATGGAGGCGCCGCGTGGCTGCCAGTGACAACCGCACAGTGACCATCGCGGCGATCGCCCGTCTGGCCGGCGTGTCGGTGCCGACCGTGTCGCGGGTGATCAACGGGCGTTCGGACGTGGCTCCGCAGACGCGTCAGCGGGTGGAGGAGTTACTCACGCGGCACGGGTACCGGCGGCGTCCGCCGAGTATGCGGGCGAGTTCGGGGTTGGTGGACCTGGTCTTCAACGATCTGGACAGTCCGTGGGCGGTGGAGATCATTCGGGGTGTGGAGGATGTCGCGCACGCCGCCGGGGTGGGCACGGTGGTCTCCGCCATCCACCGCCGTACCTCCTCGGCCAAGCAGTGGCTGGACAACATCCGGACCCGCTCCACCGAAGGGGTCATCTTCGTCACCTCCACCCTGGAGGCGCCGCAGCAGGCCGAGTTGCGTCGCCTCAACATCCCGGTGGTGATCGTCGACCCGGCCGGTGTCCCCGCCCAGGACGCGCCGACGATCGGTGCCACGAACTGGGCCGGCAGTCTGCGGGCCACCGAGTATCTGATCGGGCTGGGACACCGCCGGATCGGGTTCGTCGCCGGCCTGCCGCAGTTGATGTGCAGCCGGGCCCGGATGGACGGCTACCGCGCGGCACTGGAGACGGCCGGTATCCCCGTCGACGACCGGTTGATCCAGGTCGGTAACTTCTATCACGAGGCCGGGTTCTCCGGCGGGGTGCGGTTGCTCGGGCTGGCCGATCCGCCGACCGCGATCTTCGCGTCCAGCGACCAGATGGCGTTGGGGGTGTACGAGGCGGTCCGGCAGCGGGGTCTGCGGGTGCCGGACGACGTGAGCGTGGTGGGTTTCGACGACCTTCCCGAGGTGCGCTGGTCATCGCCGCCGATGACGACGGTGCGTCAGCCGTTGGCCGAGATGGGGATGCTGGCGGCGCGTACGGTGCTGCGGTTGGCCAAGGGCGAGAAGGTGGAGAGCCCCCGGATCGAGCTGGCCACCGAATTGGTCGTCCGGGACAGCGCGGCGGCACCGAGGAGCTGACCGCCGACGGCCCGACGGATCTGCCCCACCTCCCGGTATGCGGGTGAAAATTCCGGCACTAGGGTGGGGGTTGTCGGCTGCCTCGCCGGGTGGGTCGCCGTACCGGGTTGGGTGGGTGGAGCTGTGGTTGCCAGAGAGACCCCCAGGGTCACGATTTCGGCGATCGCCGATCTGGCCGGCGTGTCGGTGCCGACCGTGTCGCGGGTGATCAACGGGCGTTCGGACGTGGCTCCGCAGACGCGTCAGCGGGTGGAGGAGTTACTCACGCGGCACGGGTACCGGCGGCGTCCGCCGAGTATGCGGGCGAGTTCGGGGTTGGTGGACCTGGTCTTCAACGATCTGGACAGTCCGTGGGCGGTGGAGATCATTCGGGGTGTGGAGGATGTCGCGCACGCCGCCGGGGTGGGCACGGTGGTCTCCGCCATCCACCGGCAGGCCGCCTCCGCCGAGCAGTGGTTGACCAGCCTGCGCGGGCGGGGCACCGAGGGCGTCATCTTCGTGACCTCGATGGTCGAAGCGCCGATGCGGGCCGAGTTGCGCCGGATGGACGTCCCGGTGGTGATCGTCGACGCCGACGGCCTGCCGCCGCAGGACGCGCCGACGGTCGGCGCCACGAACTGGGCCGGAGGGCTGCGGGCCACCGAGTATCTGATCGGGCTGGGACACCGGCGGATCGGGTTCATCGCCGGGCCGCCGCAGTTGATGTGCAGCCGGGCCCGGATGGACGGCTACCGGGCGGCGCTGGAGGCCGCCGGGTTGGGCTTCGACGACGCGTTGGTCTGCCCGGGCGACTTCTATCACGAGTCCGGTTTCGTGGGCGGCACCCGGCTGCTGGGGTTGGCCGATCCACCGACGGCGATCTTCGCGTCCAGCGACCAGATGGCGTTGGGGGTGTACGAGGCGGTCCGGCAGCGGGGTCTGCGGGTGCCGGACGACGTGAGCGTGGTGGGTTTCGACGACCTTCCCGAGGTGCGCTGGTCATCGCCGCCGATGACGACGGTGCGTCAGCCGTTGGCCGAGATGGGGATGCTGGCGGCGCGTACGGTGCTGCGGTTGGCCAAGGGGGAGAGGGTGGAGAGCCCCCGGATCGAGCTGGCGACCGAGTTGGTGGTCCGGGACAGCGCCGCCGCCCGACCGACGATCGGTTGATCTACCGATATTTTTCCGGAAGTTGTTGACGGGCGTCTCGGTGGCGACGACGATTTAGCGTGCCAACCTTCGATGAAGGAGCCGGCCAGGGGTGCCCGCCGTGCCCGCGGCACCGCCCTGCCGAAGCCCGTGCCCGGCGCACGCCACTGGCGGACGCCGGGCACGGCACTGTCACGTCGGGCACGGTGCGGTCCGGCTTCTGCCCAGGGCAGATCCGCTGAGGGTGAACGATCTGTCCCACCACGCCCGACACCCGGCAGGGTGGACCACATGAGAATGCTCATGCTGGGCGGCAGCGGGTTCGTGGGCCGGGCGACGGTCGCCGAGGGCGTCCGTCGTGGATGGACGGTGGCCGTGTTCAACCGGGGGCGGCACGGGGCTCCTCCGGACGGCGTACGGCACCTGACCGGCGACCGCACCACAGCGGACGGGCTGGCCGCGCTGGCCGACGGCGAGTGGGACGTGGTGGTCGACACCTGGGACGGTGCGCCCCGGGACGCCCTCGCCGGCGCACGGATGCTCGCCGGGCGGGTCGGGCACTACGTCTACGTCTCCTCCGGATCGGTCTACGCGCCGCCGGTGCCCGCCGGGGTGACCGAGGACGACGCGGTGGTCGACGCCGACCCGGCCGCCGCCGACGGCGACTACCCGACACTCAAGCGCGGCAGCGAGCGGGCGGTCCAGGAGGTCTTCGGCGACCGGTCGTTGTTGGCCCGGGCCGGGCTGATCCTCGGCCCGGGCGAGGACATCGGTCGGCTGCCGTGGTGGTTGACCCGTGTCGCCCGGGGCGGTGACGTGCTCGCGCCCGGTCCCGCCGACCTGCCGGTGCAGTACGTCGACGTGCGCGACCTGGCCGTCTTCCTGCTCGACGCCGGGGCCGCCGGCCTCGCCGGCCCGGTCAACGTGGTGGACCGTCCCGGGCACACCACCATGGGTGGACTGCTCGCCGCCGCCGTCACGGCGACCGGTGCCGACGCCTCGCTGCGGTGGGTC
Above is a window of Verrucosispora sp. NA02020 DNA encoding:
- a CDS encoding extracellular solute-binding protein, whose protein sequence is MTAPVSRRSLLGLAGLGASAFLLGGCGGDDSDSPGTPQTVKWWHIQNTEPMLPVWADLARVYSGRHPNVTFEIEPLENEVFKTELAEITKKGTPPDLFQSWGGGLLQQQVEAGLVKDITAEVEPWIGQLLPAALQPYTIDGRIYGIPFDVGMTGFWYNRDHFSDAGITSPPTTWAGLLEAVGKLKARGITPIALAGKDKWPGHFYWAYLAMRVGGLEALRVAGETGNFDTPEFVAAGERLKELVDLKPFQRNWRSAEYGTADGQGAAMGNGEAAMELMGQWAPSIQASSSNSKLGIGNQLGFFTFPTVEGGKGAATDAFGGGNGFAVGRDAPPATVDFLRMLLRSENQRRAAETGAVLPTNLAAVGRIKDPNNQVVAAHLAVATGFQLYLDQAYPPAVGQQVNNSVAELMIGRKRPDQILKDITAVAKSQQ
- a CDS encoding NAD-dependent epimerase/dehydratase family protein, with the translated sequence MRMLMLGGSGFVGRATVAEGVRRGWTVAVFNRGRHGAPPDGVRHLTGDRTTADGLAALADGEWDVVVDTWDGAPRDALAGARMLAGRVGHYVYVSSGSVYAPPVPAGVTEDDAVVDADPAAADGDYPTLKRGSERAVQEVFGDRSLLARAGLILGPGEDIGRLPWWLTRVARGGDVLAPGPADLPVQYVDVRDLAVFLLDAGAAGLAGPVNVVDRPGHTTMGGLLAAAVTATGADASLRWVAPERLRDAGVSPWSELPVWLPPGHEYRWMQQIDVSRAYAAGFTGRPVSDTVTDTWEWLRRVGEVPARAGRPAREPVGLDPTREAALLAEFGTGDPAR
- a CDS encoding LacI family DNA-binding transcriptional regulator produces the protein MVARETPRVTISAIADLAGVSVPTVSRVINGRSDVAPQTRQRVEELLTRHGYRRRPPSMRASSGLVDLVFNDLDSPWAVEIIRGVEDVAHAAGVGTVVSAIHRQAASAEQWLTSLRGRGTEGVIFVTSMVEAPMRAELRRMDVPVVIVDADGLPPQDAPTVGATNWAGGLRATEYLIGLGHRRIGFIAGPPQLMCSRARMDGYRAALEAAGLGFDDALVCPGDFYHESGFVGGTRLLGLADPPTAIFASSDQMALGVYEAVRQRGLRVPDDVSVVGFDDLPEVRWSSPPMTTVRQPLAEMGMLAARTVLRLAKGERVESPRIELATELVVRDSAAARPTIG
- a CDS encoding LacI family DNA-binding transcriptional regulator — encoded protein: MAASDNRTVTIAAIARLAGVSVPTVSRVINGRSDVAPQTRQRVEELLTRHGYRRRPPSMRASSGLVDLVFNDLDSPWAVEIIRGVEDVAHAAGVGTVVSAIHRRTSSAKQWLDNIRTRSTEGVIFVTSTLEAPQQAELRRLNIPVVIVDPAGVPAQDAPTIGATNWAGSLRATEYLIGLGHRRIGFVAGLPQLMCSRARMDGYRAALETAGIPVDDRLIQVGNFYHEAGFSGGVRLLGLADPPTAIFASSDQMALGVYEAVRQRGLRVPDDVSVVGFDDLPEVRWSSPPMTTVRQPLAEMGMLAARTVLRLAKGEKVESPRIELATELVVRDSAAAPRS